The following coding sequences are from one Candidatus Tanganyikabacteria bacterium window:
- a CDS encoding M48 family metalloprotease — MAMTARQGRVRLRAVLGGFVLVSAAVAAGCAQLLAGALTAGQALLLTPETEVAIGKQAAEEYLRGRSRIAIQAIQDEVTAVGMAVAARSTRPGAEYSFTAITGSEINAFALPGGPIFITQGLLAKLGDEAQLAGVLAHEVAHVAERHGINRLREALVLKGIAIAAIGDQPALLRQAAGIALDLILKGRDRASEDEADILGIRWMRQAGYDPRAVVDTLQTLAEVGDVPGFLVWASDHPALADRITQARRVITSENLAGGARNADKYLRVMAPIKQ, encoded by the coding sequence ATGGCGATGACTGCCAGGCAAGGTCGCGTTCGCCTGCGCGCGGTGCTGGGCGGGTTCGTGCTCGTCTCGGCGGCGGTGGCGGCCGGCTGCGCGCAGTTGCTGGCGGGCGCGCTCACCGCCGGCCAGGCGCTGCTCCTGACCCCCGAGACCGAGGTCGCGATCGGCAAGCAGGCCGCCGAAGAGTACCTCCGGGGCCGCTCCCGGATCGCGATCCAGGCAATCCAGGACGAGGTCACGGCCGTGGGCATGGCGGTCGCGGCGCGGTCGACGCGGCCCGGCGCCGAGTACTCGTTCACCGCCATCACGGGCTCGGAGATCAACGCCTTCGCCCTGCCCGGCGGCCCCATCTTCATCACCCAGGGCCTGCTGGCCAAGCTGGGGGACGAGGCCCAGCTTGCGGGGGTGCTGGCGCACGAGGTCGCCCACGTCGCGGAGCGGCACGGCATCAACCGCCTGCGCGAGGCGCTCGTCCTCAAGGGCATCGCGATCGCCGCCATCGGCGATCAGCCGGCGTTGCTGCGGCAGGCCGCCGGCATCGCCCTCGACCTGATCCTCAAGGGCCGGGACCGCGCCAGCGAGGACGAGGCCGACATCCTGGGCATCCGCTGGATGCGGCAGGCCGGCTACGACCCGCGCGCCGTCGTCGATACCCTCCAGACGCTGGCCGAAGTCGGCGATGTACCGGGCTTCCTCGTCTGGGCTTCCGACCACCCGGCCCTTGCCGACCGCATCACCCAGGCCAGGCGCGTCATCACGTCGGAGAACCTGGCCGGCGGCGCCCGCAACGCCGACAAGTACCTGCGCGTCATGGCGCCGATCAAGCAGTAG
- a CDS encoding response regulator transcription factor — protein MAEKILLVDDEEMIVESIEYALAQEGYEVVKAFDGQEALQQVQLAKPNLIVLDLMLPKLSGLEVCRLLRREQNDVPIIMLTAKGEEIDRVIGLEVGADDYLIKPFSLRELVARIKALLRRSKPSETDKAVKVYQHGDLLINLSEHRVMVGEREVELSPKEFKILAMLMGQPGRVFSREELLEQVWGLDFYGDTKTVDVHIRWLREKIEEDPSNPKYIQTVRGFGYRLGT, from the coding sequence GTGGCCGAAAAGATCCTGCTAGTCGACGACGAAGAGATGATCGTCGAGTCCATCGAGTACGCCCTCGCGCAAGAAGGCTATGAGGTGGTTAAGGCGTTCGACGGCCAGGAAGCGCTCCAGCAGGTGCAACTGGCCAAACCAAACCTGATCGTGCTCGACCTGATGCTGCCCAAGCTGTCGGGCCTGGAAGTCTGCCGCCTGCTGCGCCGCGAGCAGAACGACGTGCCGATCATCATGCTGACGGCCAAGGGCGAGGAGATCGACCGCGTCATTGGCCTCGAGGTCGGCGCCGACGACTACCTCATCAAGCCTTTCAGCCTGCGCGAACTGGTTGCCCGCATCAAGGCCCTGCTGCGCCGGAGCAAGCCGTCCGAGACCGACAAGGCCGTCAAGGTCTACCAGCACGGCGACCTGCTCATCAACCTGTCGGAGCACCGCGTGATGGTGGGCGAACGCGAGGTCGAACTCTCGCCCAAGGAGTTCAAGATCCTCGCGATGCTGATGGGCCAACCGGGCCGGGTGTTCTCGCGGGAAGAACTGCTGGAACAGGTCTGGGGCCTGGACTTCTACGGCGACACCAAGACCGTGGACGTCCACATCCGGTGGCTGCGCGAGAAGATCGAAGAGGATCCGTCCAACCCCAAGTACATTCAGACGGTCCGCGGCTTCGGCTATCGCCTTGGCACCTGA
- a CDS encoding cyclic nucleotide-binding domain-containing protein yields MAPEPNPQTRHYRSGNVIFMEGDAGHEMFIILRGSVLLYQIVAKKIREETEVTFGQTVREIATLHEGEFFGEMAVLDGRPRSTCAVALTDIDVLVLEERNFGQVLAARPEFALHIMREMSRRVRELEATLKAQGLANR; encoded by the coding sequence TTGGCACCTGAGCCAAATCCGCAAACACGGCACTACCGGTCCGGCAACGTCATCTTCATGGAGGGTGACGCGGGCCACGAGATGTTCATTATCCTGCGCGGCTCGGTCCTCCTCTACCAGATAGTGGCCAAGAAGATCCGCGAGGAGACCGAGGTGACCTTCGGGCAGACGGTGCGGGAGATCGCGACGCTGCACGAGGGCGAGTTCTTCGGCGAGATGGCCGTGCTCGACGGGCGGCCGCGGTCGACGTGCGCGGTCGCCCTCACCGACATCGACGTGCTCGTCCTCGAGGAGCGGAACTTCGGCCAGGTGCTGGCCGCCCGGCCGGAGTTCGCGCTGCACATCATGCGCGAGATGTCGCGGCGGGTGCGCGAACTGGAAGCGACCCTCAAGGCGCAGGGCCTGGCGAATCGCTGA